In a genomic window of Ipomoea triloba cultivar NCNSP0323 chromosome 3, ASM357664v1:
- the LOC116012906 gene encoding uncharacterized protein LOC116012906, with product MDRMVQMMERMAEFMMAQQAPNQNQVQPRVDYAKAIASRHPPTYAGEEDPVVLEEWIRTFDKLLDAVNCPTDQRISSAVYYLTKAADNWWTTTGPDLLQEPDFDWEDFKTALRAQFYTERIRGIKCEEFLRLRQKGASIQEYYAKYIELLRFAQDIVPDDVGKARRFVRGMDWDNRRALAPFMCSTLKEAYERASDHYQVHLDQREVYGRNKRKAEAQQGKSKLEGKKPNFGEASSRQGERKGEVIQVRGYPCPRCGRIHPGENCRGEKLTCFQCGRVGHTQRNCPIQPRRYLNPPLNLNQGGRFTGEPRQGQFSGGNGRGNNVPQVSQGRPSSVDSNITNNRGKQPVGASNSGGQGRIFVVNSAQAQASDAIAGTFLINSVPGLVLFDTGATNSFISCMLADKLGLRSTTRLNLNVMTASGLVVACKNIYENVSIEIAGVNCPGNLIRFELEGIDVVLGMDWLEKYKARIVCNEKKILLRGPKGKRVSYRGIEKEPEPKLMTIRRLRKYAQKGYEVYLCLVQDTEVEKLEISRIPVVCEFPDVFPDDLAGMPPERDVEFTIDLMPGTSPISKAPYRMAPKEIEELKVQLGELGEKGFIRPSVSPWGAPVLFVKKKDGSFRLCIDYRELNRVTI from the coding sequence ATGGATCGCATGGTGCAGATGATGGAAAGAATGGCggagttcatgatggctcagcaggCTCCAAACCAAAATCAAGTTCAGCCCCGAGTAGATTATGCTAAAGCAATAGCCAGCAGGCACCCTCCGACCTatgccggagaagaagatcccgtGGTTCTGGAAGAGTGGATCAGAACATTTGACAAGTTGTTGGACGCAGTAAACTGCCCTACGGATCAGAGAATATCCTCGGCTGTGTACTACCTCACAAAGGCTGCGGACAATTGGTGGACTACAACTGGGCCTGATCTTTTGCAAGAACCAGACTTCGACTGGGAAGACTTCAAAACAGCATTGAGGGCTCAGTTTTACACTGAAAGAATTCGAGGAATTAAATGCGAAGAATTTCTAAGGCTGAGACAGAAAGGGGCAAGTATTCAGGAGTATTATGCAAAGTACATAGAACTGCTAAGATTCGCCCAGGATATCGTGCCGGATGACGTGGGCAAGGCCAGAAGATTCGTGCGCGGCATGGACTGGGATAACCGAAGAGCCcttgcaccgtttatgtgttCGACCCTGAAAGAGGCATATGAACGGGCGTCGGACCATTATCAAGTGCACCTGGATCAGCGGGAGGTGTACGGCCGAAACAAGAGAAAGGCCGAGGCGCAGCAGGGGAAATcgaaacttgaaggcaagaaaccAAACTTTGGAGAAGCCAGTAGTAGGCAAGGGGAAAGAAAGGGGGAAGTAATCCAAGTAAGGGGTTATCCATGCCCACGGTGCGGGAGGATCCACCCTGGTGAAAACTGTCGAGGGGAGAAACTTACATGCTTCCAGTGCGGCCGAGTGGGGCACACGCAGAGGAACTGTCCTATTCAACCACGGCGCTATCTGAATCCACCCCTGAATCTGAATCAAGGGGGAAGGTTTACTGGAGAACCGAGGCAGGGACAATTTAGCGGTGGAAATGGCAGAGGGAATAATGTCCCACAAGTAAGCCAGGGGAGACCGTCGAGTGTTGATTCCAATATTACCAACAATAGAGGAAAACAGCCAGTTGGGGCCAGCAATTCAGGAGGCCAAGGGAGAATTTTCGTTGTTAATAGCGCCCAGGCTCAAGCAAGCGACGCCATTGCCGGTACTTTCCTAATAAACTCTGTGCCTGGTTTAGTTCTATTTGATACAGGAGCCACGAATTCTTTCATCTCTTGCATGCTTGCTGATAAATTGGGGTTAAGATCTACTACTAGGTTAAACCTTAACGTAATGACTGCCTCAGGACTAGTAGTAGCTTGTAAGAACATATATGAGAATGTTTCTATAGAGATAGCGGGAGTTAACTGTCCCGGGAATCTTATTCGGTTTGAGTTGGAAGGTATAGATGTGGTATTGGGAATGGACTGGTTAGAGAAATATAAAGCTCGGATAGTGtgtaatgaaaagaaaattctGTTAAGAGGAccgaaagggaaaagggtttCATATCGAGGAATCGAGAAGGAGCCCGAACCAAAGCTGATGACAATTCGAAGACTGAGAAAATACGCACAAAAGGGGtatgaagtgtacctctgtttgGTGCAGGATACGGAGGTAGAAAAACTGGAGATCAGTCGGATCCCAGTGGTGTGTGAATTTCCGGATGTGTTCCCCGATGACCTTGCAGGAATGCCCCCTGAAAGAGATGTGGAATTCACCATTGACCTGATgccaggaacctcacctattTCCAAAGCACCTTATAGGATGGCGCCCAAAGAAATAGAGGAGTTGAAAGTTCAACTAGGAGAACTGGGGGAAAAAGGATTTATTAGACCCAGTGTATCGCCTTGGGGTGCACCGGTGTTATTTGTGAAAAAGAAGGATGGGAGTTTCAGATTGTGTATCGATTATAGGGAACTTAATCGAGTCACAATTTAG
- the LOC116012907 gene encoding uncharacterized protein LOC116012907, whose amino-acid sequence MKTPLPIEKHASTIYTLSIFYNIQKEICTTCFNCRVLSVREDGDILYYEIKDGSHRKFTLEHNVTEKKVVCSCKMFEIIGLLCSHTFMVFKDLNFDKIPLKYVLNLWTKGASLKPIFHINGLRFYQSPGMDERKVLLTQLWGDMQCCIGLTEEAEIDKLIEFAQVIKKQKLILMREQADLSPTHRKNAVIESYCESSKPSEISILPPRKTKNKGSGKHMKGKKELAMDASKKGLRKCHTCDVYIENDNRHDSRNCPLRKELTDEDD is encoded by the coding sequence ATGAAGACACCTTTGCCCATTGAAAAGCATGCGTCAACTATATACACACTCTCTATTTTCTATAATATTCAGAAGGAAATATGCACAACATGTTTTAATTGTCGAGTTTTGAGTGTTCGAGAAGATGGTGACATACTGTATTATGAGATCAAAGATGGCAGTCATAGAAAGTTTACTTTGGAGCACAATGTAACTGAAAAGAAAGTTGTTTGTAGTTGCAAGATGTTTGAAATAATTGGATTGTTGTGTAGCCACACTTTTATGGTTTTTAAGGATTTGAACTTTGATAAAATCCCTTTGAAATATGTGCTGAATCTATGGACTAAGGGTGCATCCTTAAAGCCTATATTCCATATTAATGGTCTCAGATTTTATCAAAGTCCAGGAATGGATGAGAGGAAGGTGTTGTTGACACAATTGTGGGGTGATATGCAGTGTTGTATAGGTCTAACAGAAGAAGCAGAAattgataaattgattgaatttgCACAAGTGAttaaaaagcaaaaattgatatTGATGAGAGAACAAGCTGATTTATCCCCTACTCATAGGAAGAATGCAGTCATAGAGTCTTATTGTGAGTCATCTAAGCCTTCCGAGATCTCTATTCTACCAccaaggaaaacaaaaaacaagggCAGTGGTAAGCATATGAAAGGGAAAAAGGAGTTAGCAATGGATGCATCAAAGAAAGGTTTAAGAAAATGTCATACGTGTGATGTTTACATAGAAAATGACAACCGACATGACAGTAGGAACTGTCCACTTAGAAAGGAATTAACAGATGAAGATGATTGa
- the LOC116014268 gene encoding aspartyl protease family protein At5g10770-like, protein MASRNGPCSPSHNPPAKKISSTKQSENANINSNSGYMEYFVTIGVGTPKAEFNMLVDTGSDNTWVLCKPCTTATGCAPNAHLFDPSKSSTYVKGSHDFHSFYGDNSSVSGVWGYDTLTVDKSHVVKKFQLGCGQDIHNTNFGNAAAGILGLGQGKGSLPSQGGSTFKTFSYCLPKSDSQVGYLVFGEEAHKKSSSSKPKFTPLLHPPNKLPTNSQEFRESYYFVELIGITVAGKQLNVDPSVFASPGTIIDSGTSITQLPPKAYSALATAFNQSMASKYPAAQSKQNPKLDTCYNVDGFNSSQVSVPDVTLRFRGGVDVSLRPSGIIIIPPNETNLVCLGFTQIQPDDDQITIIGNHQQRQIGMFFDLQGRRVGFGTTNCAD, encoded by the coding sequence ATGGCATCTAGAAACGGACCTTGCTCGCCGTCACACAACCCTCCTGCAAAGAAAATTTCCTCTACAAAGCAATCTGAAAATGCCAATATTAATAGTAATAGTGGTTACATGGAATACTTTGTCACAATTGGAGTGGGCACACCCAAAGCAGAGTTCAATATGCTGGTGGACACCGGCAGTGACAACACTTGGGTTCTTTGTAAACCTTGTACCACAGCCACAGGCTGTGCTCCTAATGCTCATCTCTTTGATCCATCCAAATCATCAACGTACGTCAAAGGTTCACACGATTTTCATAGCTTTTACGGCGATAATTCAAGCGTTAGTGGCGTGTGGGGGTACGATACACTCACAGTTGATAAATCTCATGTTGTCAAGAAATTCCAGTTAGGTTGCGGCCAAGACATCCATAATACTAATTTTGGAAATGCCGCCGCCGGGATTCTTGGCCTAGGACAAGGGAAGGGGTCTCTGCCATCTCAGGGAGGTTCCACCTTCAAAACCTTCAGCTATTGTCTCCCAAAGTCTGATAGCCAAGTCGGTTATTTGGTTTTTGGGGAAGAAGCACACAAAAAGTCCTCCTCCTCCAAACCAAAATTCACGCCGTTGCTCCATCCACCCAATAAACTGCCCACAAATTCTCAAGAGTTTAGGGAATCATACTATTTTGTAGAGCTTATTGGGATAACTGTTGCTGGGAAGCAGTTGAATGTTGATCCTTCCGTGTTCGCCTCTCCAGGAACCATTATAGACAGTGGAACTAGCATCACTCAGTTACCCCCGAAAGCTTACTCCGCGTTGGCCACAGCTTTCAATCAATCAATGGCCTCCAAATATCCTGCTGCACAATCTAAGCAAAATCCAAAGCTGGACACATGCTATAACGTGGATGGGTTTAATAGTAGCCAAGTCTCAGTCCCCGACGTAACATTGCGTTTTAGAGGGGGAGTTGATGTTTCTTTGAGGCCATCTGGGATTATCATCATCCCGCCCAATGAGACAAATCTAGTGTGTTTGGGCTTCACTCAGATCCAGCCCGACGACGACCAAATCACCATTATTGGCAACCATCAGCAGCGACAGATAGGCATGTTTTTCGATTTACAGGGGAGGAGAGTTGGTTTCGGCACCACCAACTGCGCTGATTGA